From Streptomyces sp. NBC_01460, a single genomic window includes:
- a CDS encoding small secreted protein, with protein MNKKLAAALSGGAVLVLTLSGCSDDSDNKVNDWAKKVCDQVQPQLQKIANANAAIQQQTADNSKPADVQKTDSAAFQQISQAYKALGTAVQSAGAPPVDGGETTQKEAVKELNASSVAYAGLKTKVDDLDTKDQAKFADGLKGIADELNKISTNGDQALKKLQSGEVGSAMAKQKGCQKPTASAPPASAPSAPASKSASPSASASEKA; from the coding sequence GTGAACAAGAAGCTTGCAGCCGCACTGTCCGGCGGTGCGGTACTCGTACTGACGCTGTCGGGCTGTAGCGACGACAGCGACAACAAGGTGAATGACTGGGCGAAGAAGGTCTGCGACCAGGTTCAGCCGCAGTTGCAGAAGATCGCGAACGCCAACGCCGCGATCCAGCAGCAGACGGCCGACAACAGCAAGCCCGCTGACGTCCAGAAGACCGACTCGGCCGCCTTCCAGCAGATCTCGCAGGCCTACAAGGCGCTGGGCACGGCCGTGCAGTCGGCGGGCGCGCCGCCCGTGGACGGCGGGGAGACCACGCAGAAGGAGGCCGTGAAGGAGCTCAACGCCTCCTCGGTGGCCTACGCGGGCCTGAAGACCAAGGTCGACGACCTCGACACGAAGGACCAGGCGAAGTTCGCCGACGGTCTCAAGGGGATTGCCGACGAGCTGAACAAGATCAGCACCAACGGTGACCAGGCGCTGAAGAAGCTGCAGTCCGGCGAGGTCGGCTCCGCGATGGCGAAGCAGAAGGGCTGCCAGAAGCCGACGGCCTCGGCTCCGCCTGCCTCCGCTCCGTCCGCCCCGGCGTCGAAGTCCGCATCGCCCTCGGCCTCGGCGAGCGAGAAGGCGTAA
- a CDS encoding sodium-translocating pyrophosphatase, translating to MAEFFNTPLAELAHVSVPSGRSTPLAAAVLTDGNRLIVVVIAVVALAALVVAQLLTRQVLAAGEGTERMKEIAAAVQEGANAYLARQLRTVGVFAVVVFFLLLLLPADNWSQRAGRSLFFLVGALFSAATGYIGMRLAVRSNVRVAAAAREATPGEGEPEKDLTAVSHKAMKIAFRTGGVVGMITVGLGLLGASCVVLVYAADAPKVLEGFGLGAALIAMFMRVGGGIFTKAADVGADLVGKVEQGIPEDDPRNAATIADNVGDNVGDCAGMAADLFESYAVTLVAALILGKAAFGDSGLAFPLIVPAIGVVTAMIGIFAVAPRRADRSGMSAINRGFFVSAVVSLVLVAVAVFVYLPSSYAELDGVTDAAITSHGGDPRVFALVAVAIGIVLAALIQQLTGYFTETSRRPVRDIGKSSLTGPATVVLAGISIGLESAVYTALLIGLGVYGAFLLGGTSIMLALFAVALAGTGLLTTVGVIVAMDTFGPVSDNAQGIAEMSGDVTGAGAQVLTDLDAVGNTTKAITKGIAIATAVLAAAALFGSYRDAIATAVDDVGARAGELGLSLDISQPNNLVGLILGAAVVFLFSGLAISAVSRSAGAVVHEVRRQFREHPGIMDRTEKPEYGRVVDICTKDALRELATPGLLAVLAPIAVGFTLGVGALGSYLAGAIATGTLMAVFLANSGGAWDNAKKLVEDGHHGGKGSEAHAATVIGDTVGDPFKDTAGPAINPLLKVMNLVALLIAPAVVQFSYGDDASAGVRALVAVVAIVVIVGAVYVSKRRGIAVGDGSEGPGDGGGGDGGGGGPAKSTGPAAVS from the coding sequence ATGGCGGAGTTCTTCAACACCCCACTCGCAGAACTGGCGCATGTTTCCGTACCTTCCGGCCGCTCCACCCCACTCGCGGCCGCAGTGCTGACCGATGGCAACCGGCTGATCGTCGTCGTCATCGCGGTCGTCGCCCTCGCCGCACTGGTCGTCGCCCAGCTGCTGACACGCCAGGTGCTGGCGGCCGGCGAAGGCACCGAACGCATGAAAGAGATCGCGGCAGCGGTCCAGGAAGGCGCGAATGCCTATCTGGCCCGGCAACTGCGTACTGTCGGCGTCTTCGCAGTCGTCGTGTTCTTCCTGCTCCTTCTGCTCCCCGCCGACAACTGGTCGCAGCGCGCCGGACGCTCGCTGTTCTTCCTGGTGGGTGCGCTTTTCTCGGCAGCCACCGGATACATCGGCATGCGGCTCGCCGTGCGCAGTAATGTGCGCGTGGCCGCCGCCGCCCGTGAGGCGACTCCGGGGGAGGGGGAACCGGAAAAGGATCTCACCGCCGTTTCGCACAAAGCGATGAAGATCGCTTTTCGCACAGGTGGAGTGGTCGGAATGATCACGGTGGGTCTCGGCCTGCTGGGAGCCTCCTGCGTGGTGCTCGTCTACGCCGCCGACGCGCCCAAGGTGCTGGAGGGTTTCGGCCTCGGCGCCGCGCTGATCGCCATGTTCATGAGGGTCGGGGGTGGCATCTTCACCAAGGCCGCCGATGTGGGTGCCGACCTGGTGGGCAAGGTGGAGCAGGGCATCCCCGAGGACGATCCGCGCAACGCCGCCACCATCGCCGACAACGTGGGCGACAACGTCGGTGACTGCGCGGGCATGGCCGCCGACCTCTTCGAGTCGTACGCCGTGACGCTGGTGGCCGCGCTCATCCTGGGGAAGGCCGCCTTCGGGGACTCCGGGCTGGCCTTTCCGCTGATCGTCCCGGCGATCGGGGTGGTCACCGCGATGATCGGCATCTTCGCCGTCGCTCCCCGGCGCGCCGACCGCAGCGGGATGAGTGCCATCAACCGTGGATTCTTCGTGTCCGCCGTGGTCTCGCTCGTCCTCGTGGCGGTGGCCGTCTTCGTCTACCTGCCCTCCTCCTACGCCGAACTGGACGGGGTCACCGATGCGGCCATCACGTCGCACGGTGGGGATCCGCGCGTCTTCGCCCTGGTCGCCGTAGCCATCGGCATCGTGCTCGCGGCCCTGATCCAGCAGCTCACCGGCTACTTCACCGAGACCAGCCGGCGCCCCGTCCGGGACATCGGGAAGTCGTCTCTGACCGGCCCGGCGACGGTCGTGCTCGCGGGCATCTCCATCGGCCTGGAGTCCGCCGTCTACACCGCGCTCCTGATCGGTCTCGGCGTCTACGGGGCGTTCCTGCTCGGCGGTACGTCGATCATGCTGGCCCTTTTCGCGGTGGCCCTGGCGGGGACAGGCTTGCTCACCACCGTCGGTGTCATCGTCGCCATGGACACCTTCGGTCCGGTGTCCGACAACGCCCAGGGCATCGCCGAGATGTCCGGGGACGTCACGGGTGCGGGAGCCCAGGTGCTCACGGACCTGGACGCCGTCGGCAACACCACCAAGGCCATCACCAAGGGCATCGCGATCGCCACAGCGGTCCTGGCGGCCGCCGCGCTCTTCGGCTCGTACCGGGACGCCATCGCCACCGCGGTGGACGACGTGGGGGCCCGGGCCGGGGAGCTCGGGCTGAGCCTGGACATCTCGCAACCGAACAACCTGGTCGGCCTGATCCTCGGAGCGGCTGTCGTCTTCCTCTTCTCCGGGCTGGCCATCAGCGCGGTCTCGCGCTCGGCCGGGGCCGTGGTCCACGAGGTGCGCCGGCAGTTCCGGGAGCACCCCGGGATCATGGACCGCACGGAGAAGCCGGAGTACGGACGAGTCGTCGACATCTGCACCAAGGACGCGCTGCGCGAGCTGGCCACCCCGGGGCTGCTCGCCGTCCTGGCGCCCATCGCGGTGGGGTTCACCCTGGGGGTCGGGGCCCTCGGTTCGTATCTCGCGGGTGCGATCGCCACGGGCACCCTGATGGCGGTCTTCCTCGCCAACTCCGGTGGCGCGTGGGACAACGCCAAGAAGCTCGTCGAGGACGGCCACCACGGGGGAAAGGGCAGCGAGGCGCATGCGGCCACGGTCATCGGCGACACCGTGGGCGACCCGTTCAAGGACACGGCGGGCCCGGCCATCAACCCCCTCCTCAAGGTGATGAATCTCGTCGCACTGCTCATCGCGCCCGCGGTGGTGCAGTTCAGTTACGGCGATGACGCGAGCGCAGGGGTGCGGGCCCTGGTGGCCGTCGTCGCGATCGTCGTCATCGTCGGCGCGGTCTACGTGTCCAAGCGGCGGGGAATCGCCGTGGGCGACGGCAGTGAGGGCCCGGGCGACGGTGGGGGTGGAGACGGGGGTGGAGGCGGCCCCGCCAAGTCCACCGGTCCTGCGGCGGTTTCGTGA
- a CDS encoding ATP-binding protein — protein MPTVELRFSAQPEHVRTARLVAAAVARRAGVDEAVLDEVRLAVGEACSRAVGLHRSHDIAAPVTVVLTEDEKAFSIEVGDGLVASGSGSSLPGTPGGGGPDDPETDADSEDEMGLAVISGLVDDVEVLTGADGGVIRMTWPTTPAVVLP, from the coding sequence ATGCCAACCGTTGAACTCCGCTTCAGCGCTCAGCCTGAACACGTCAGGACGGCCCGCCTCGTGGCAGCCGCCGTGGCGCGCCGGGCCGGCGTCGACGAGGCGGTGCTCGACGAGGTCAGACTTGCGGTCGGCGAGGCGTGCAGCCGTGCCGTCGGGCTGCATCGGAGCCATGACATCGCCGCCCCCGTCACGGTCGTTCTGACCGAGGACGAGAAGGCCTTCTCCATCGAGGTCGGCGACGGGCTCGTCGCTTCGGGAAGCGGCTCCTCCCTCCCGGGAACGCCTGGTGGAGGTGGCCCGGACGATCCGGAGACGGATGCCGACAGCGAGGACGAGATGGGTCTCGCCGTCATCAGCGGCTTGGTCGACGACGTGGAAGTCCTCACGGGGGCAGACGGCGGAGTGATCCGTATGACCTGGCCGACGACTCCCGCCGTGGTGCTTCCCTGA
- the bldG gene encoding anti-sigma factor antagonist BldG, giving the protein MDLSLSTRNVSGPGGDRTVVEVGGEIDVYTAPKLREQLVELVNDGSYHLVVDMEGVDFLDSTGLGVLVGGLKRVRAHEGSLRLVCNQERILKIFRITGLTKVFPIHTSVDEAVAATD; this is encoded by the coding sequence GTGGACCTGTCCCTGTCGACTCGCAATGTGTCCGGCCCTGGTGGCGACCGTACGGTCGTCGAGGTCGGTGGCGAGATTGATGTGTATACCGCGCCCAAGCTGCGCGAGCAGTTGGTCGAGTTGGTGAATGACGGCAGCTACCACTTGGTTGTCGACATGGAAGGCGTCGACTTCCTCGACTCCACCGGCCTCGGCGTGCTCGTGGGCGGCTTGAAGCGTGTCCGGGCCCATGAGGGCTCGCTGCGCCTGGTCTGCAACCAGGAGCGCATTCTCAAGATCTTCCGGATCACAGGTCTGACCAAGGTGTTTCCCATTCACACCTCGGTCGACGAGGCTGTCGCGGCTACCGACTGA
- a CDS encoding DEAD/DEAH box helicase: MAFNHLPAAMHDALGPLSVTPVTHSVPMAKNHRPSRPPENAGSRPSPTVVLDRLAAAAGRAARITHTEHLPPRAGTHAIWPDRIRPEVISAISRAGIDHPWTHQAAAAEHALDGESVVIATGTASGKSLAYLAPVLSTLLDGSHAPNGRGTTALYLAPTKALAADQRRAVKALAAPLGSAVRPAVYDGDTPVEEREWVRQYANYVLTNPDMLHRGILPSHPRWASFLRSLRFVVIDECHTYRGVFGSHVAQVLRRLRRLCARYGSDPVFLLASATAAQPSVAAGRLTGLPVKEVSDDASPRGEMVFALWEPPLTELHGEKGAPVRRTATAETADLLTDLTLQGVRSVAFVRSRRGAELISVIAKERLAEVDRSLPGRVAAYRGGYLPEERRALERALHSGELLGLAATTALELGIDVSGLDAVVIAGYPGTRASLWQQAGRAGRAGQGALAVLVARDDPLDTFLVHHPEALFQQPVESTVLDPDNPYVLAPHLCAAAAEMPLTEDDIALFGPAVPELLPQLEAAKLLRRRTTGWHWTRRERAADLTDIRGGGGRPIQIVEEGTGRLLGTVDEAAAHTAVHEGAVHLHQGRTYLVRKLDLEDSVALVEEAAPPYSTNARDTTAIAVLETDTEIPWGSGRLCFGSVEVTNQVVSFLRRRLITGEVLGETKLDLPPRTLRTRAVWWTITEDQLDAARIGPEILGGALHAAEHASIGMLPLFATCDRWDIGGVSVPLHPDTLLPTVFVYDGHPGGAGFAERAFHTARTWLTATRQAIASCECEAGCPSCIQSPKCGNGNEPLHKRGAVRLLTELLRTAPPDLGERPRPQTSQEPGPEGAEG, encoded by the coding sequence ATGGCATTCAATCACTTACCAGCAGCCATGCACGACGCCTTGGGACCATTGTCCGTCACGCCAGTGACACACTCGGTGCCGATGGCCAAGAATCACCGCCCCAGTCGACCACCCGAGAACGCGGGCTCGCGCCCCTCTCCCACGGTGGTTCTCGACCGGCTCGCCGCAGCGGCGGGCCGGGCAGCGCGCATCACTCATACGGAGCACTTGCCCCCGCGTGCGGGAACCCATGCCATCTGGCCGGATCGCATCCGGCCAGAAGTGATCTCGGCAATCAGCCGGGCCGGAATCGACCATCCGTGGACCCACCAGGCCGCCGCCGCCGAACACGCACTTGACGGCGAGTCCGTCGTCATCGCCACAGGGACGGCGTCCGGCAAGTCGCTCGCCTACCTCGCTCCGGTACTGAGTACCCTCCTCGACGGCTCGCATGCCCCGAACGGCCGAGGCACGACCGCCCTGTACCTCGCCCCCACCAAGGCACTGGCCGCCGACCAGCGTCGCGCGGTGAAGGCGCTGGCGGCGCCCCTCGGCTCCGCCGTCCGGCCGGCGGTCTACGACGGAGACACGCCGGTCGAAGAACGCGAATGGGTGCGTCAGTACGCCAATTACGTCCTGACCAACCCCGACATGCTCCATCGGGGCATCCTCCCGTCCCACCCCCGCTGGGCCTCCTTCCTCCGCTCCCTGCGCTTCGTCGTCATCGACGAGTGCCACACCTACCGAGGCGTCTTCGGCTCCCACGTCGCCCAGGTGCTGCGCCGTCTCCGCCGCCTATGCGCCCGCTACGGCTCCGATCCCGTCTTCCTGCTCGCCTCGGCCACCGCGGCGCAGCCCTCGGTCGCCGCCGGCCGCCTGACGGGCCTGCCCGTCAAGGAGGTCTCCGACGACGCCTCGCCCCGGGGCGAGATGGTCTTCGCCCTCTGGGAACCGCCGCTGACCGAGCTGCACGGCGAGAAGGGGGCTCCCGTACGCCGTACCGCCACAGCCGAGACCGCCGATCTCCTGACCGACCTGACCCTCCAGGGCGTGCGGTCGGTCGCCTTCGTGCGCTCGCGGCGCGGCGCCGAACTCATCTCCGTCATCGCCAAGGAACGGCTGGCAGAGGTGGACCGCTCGTTGCCCGGGCGTGTCGCCGCCTATCGCGGCGGTTACCTGCCCGAGGAGCGCCGGGCCCTGGAACGAGCCCTGCACTCCGGGGAACTGCTCGGACTGGCCGCGACAACCGCCCTGGAGCTCGGCATCGACGTCTCGGGGCTCGACGCCGTCGTCATCGCCGGCTACCCGGGCACCCGGGCCTCCCTCTGGCAGCAGGCCGGGCGTGCCGGGCGCGCGGGTCAGGGCGCCCTCGCCGTCCTCGTCGCCCGTGACGACCCGCTGGACACCTTCCTCGTCCACCACCCCGAGGCGCTCTTCCAGCAGCCCGTGGAGTCGACCGTCCTGGATCCGGACAACCCGTACGTCCTCGCCCCGCACCTGTGTGCCGCGGCGGCGGAAATGCCTCTCACCGAAGACGACATCGCGCTCTTCGGTCCGGCTGTGCCCGAACTCCTGCCGCAGCTCGAAGCCGCGAAGCTGCTGCGGAGGCGGACGACAGGCTGGCACTGGACACGTCGCGAGCGCGCCGCCGACCTCACCGACATCCGCGGCGGCGGCGGTCGCCCGATCCAGATCGTCGAGGAGGGCACCGGCCGTCTGCTCGGAACCGTTGACGAAGCAGCCGCACACACCGCCGTGCACGAGGGCGCCGTCCACCTCCATCAGGGCCGGACGTACCTGGTCCGAAAGCTGGATCTGGAGGATTCGGTGGCGCTGGTGGAGGAAGCTGCCCCTCCGTATTCGACCAACGCCCGCGACACGACCGCGATCGCCGTGCTGGAGACCGACACCGAGATCCCCTGGGGCTCCGGGCGGCTCTGCTTCGGCTCCGTCGAGGTCACCAACCAGGTCGTCTCCTTCCTGCGCCGCCGGCTGATCACCGGAGAGGTCCTGGGCGAGACCAAGCTCGACCTGCCGCCCCGCACCCTGCGCACCCGTGCCGTGTGGTGGACGATCACCGAGGACCAGCTCGATGCGGCCCGGATCGGCCCCGAGATCCTCGGAGGTGCCCTCCACGCCGCCGAACACGCCTCCATCGGGATGCTGCCCCTCTTCGCCACCTGTGACCGCTGGGACATCGGTGGTGTCTCCGTCCCGCTGCACCCCGACACGCTCCTTCCCACGGTGTTCGTCTACGACGGCCACCCGGGAGGTGCCGGCTTCGCGGAGCGCGCCTTCCACACCGCCCGTACGTGGCTCACGGCCACACGTCAGGCCATCGCGTCCTGCGAGTGCGAGGCGGGCTGCCCTTCCTGCATCCAGTCCCCCAAGTGCGGGAACGGCAACGAGCCCCTGCACAAACGAGGCGCTGTTCGCCTCCTCACCGAACTGCTCAGAACCGCGCCACCGGATCTCGGGGAAAGGCCCCGGCCGCAGACCTCCCAGGAGCCCGGCCCGGAAGGAGCTGAGGGCTGA
- a CDS encoding Rv3654c family TadE-like protein: MRRPRGGTGDQGLATVWAAVTTATLCAVFAVVLALGQAVAVRHRAGGAADLAALAAADQALRGAGTACRAAREVAEAQGAEIVRCGVRGEIADVTARARFGPYAPAVRSRAGPAEIPVPALRAAVALSAADRG, translated from the coding sequence GTGAGGAGGCCGAGGGGTGGCACGGGGGACCAAGGGCTGGCGACGGTCTGGGCCGCCGTCACGACGGCGACGCTCTGCGCGGTGTTCGCCGTGGTGCTCGCTCTCGGCCAGGCTGTGGCCGTGCGGCACAGAGCCGGTGGTGCGGCGGATCTGGCGGCGCTCGCCGCAGCCGACCAGGCGCTGCGAGGCGCGGGAACGGCGTGCCGGGCGGCGAGAGAGGTCGCTGAGGCCCAGGGAGCGGAGATCGTGCGCTGCGGGGTCCGGGGCGAGATCGCCGACGTGACGGCCCGTGCGCGCTTCGGTCCGTACGCACCGGCGGTCCGGTCGAGGGCGGGGCCGGCGGAGATCCCCGTGCCGGCGCTGCGCGCGGCGGTGGCGTTGTCCGCCGCGGACCGTGGGTAG
- a CDS encoding TadE family type IV pilus minor pilin, giving the protein MRSSEVRRRGRCRDGGAVTAEAAMALPVLVAFVLALVWALAAAADQIRCVDAARAGARAAARSEPEHAVRTAAREAAPGRARVAVERVGELWRVRVEAPTPGPGPLALTLSAEAVALAEETVGADL; this is encoded by the coding sequence ATGCGAAGTTCTGAGGTGCGGCGGAGGGGCCGGTGCCGTGACGGCGGCGCGGTGACGGCGGAGGCCGCCATGGCTCTCCCTGTGCTGGTGGCCTTCGTGCTCGCTCTCGTCTGGGCGCTGGCGGCGGCCGCGGATCAGATTCGCTGTGTGGACGCCGCACGGGCAGGAGCGCGGGCTGCGGCCCGGTCTGAGCCGGAACACGCGGTACGGACCGCGGCGCGGGAAGCGGCGCCTGGCAGGGCCCGGGTCGCGGTGGAGCGGGTCGGGGAGTTGTGGCGGGTACGGGTGGAGGCGCCGACGCCGGGGCCCGGCCCACTGGCCCTGACTCTGAGCGCCGAGGCGGTCGCTCTGGCCGAGGAGACGGTGGGAGCCGACCTGTGA
- a CDS encoding DUF4244 domain-containing protein, protein MKAVWLFQRGLRGLRRIWEARFGRSARRVCLDRGMTTSEYAVGTIAACAFAAVLYKVVTSGAVLSALQSLIKDALDAKF, encoded by the coding sequence ATGAAAGCGGTGTGGCTGTTTCAACGTGGGCTGCGTGGGCTGCGCCGAATCTGGGAGGCGAGGTTCGGCAGGAGTGCCCGGCGCGTCTGCCTCGACCGGGGGATGACGACCTCCGAGTACGCGGTGGGGACCATCGCCGCCTGCGCCTTCGCGGCGGTCCTCTACAAGGTGGTGACCAGCGGAGCGGTGTTGTCGGCGCTCCAGTCGCTGATCAAGGACGCCCTCGATGCGAAGTTCTGA
- a CDS encoding type II secretion system F family protein produces MPGPAESLGTAGTVLGTAAYLALLITTRRRERAVRRRGALLTDCRPSARKRGWPGLTASGGSSARRWMVFLTAWATGWILVGGPAGCVVGLVVAFGVRWWHDTRRGRQAVARDAEAASVARQLPLAADLLASCISAGAGPRDAAEAVGESMAGPVGEQLARTAAELLLGGEPAEAWGRFGEIPGAAPLARCLERAATTGAPAAEPVSRIADEMRAERASAAVARAQRAGVLITAPVGLCFLPAFLAVGVAPVVIGLATGLLHGN; encoded by the coding sequence ATGCCTGGTCCGGCGGAGAGCCTGGGAACTGCCGGCACGGTGCTGGGCACAGCCGCGTATCTCGCCCTGCTGATCACCACCCGACGGCGTGAGCGGGCCGTGCGGAGGCGGGGTGCGCTGCTGACCGACTGCCGCCCGAGCGCGAGGAAGCGGGGGTGGCCCGGCCTGACGGCGTCGGGCGGAAGCAGCGCCCGGCGGTGGATGGTCTTCCTGACGGCCTGGGCGACCGGTTGGATCCTCGTCGGCGGACCGGCCGGTTGCGTGGTCGGCCTCGTGGTGGCGTTCGGAGTGCGGTGGTGGCACGACACCAGGAGAGGGCGGCAGGCCGTCGCCCGGGACGCGGAGGCTGCCTCGGTCGCTCGGCAGCTGCCCCTCGCAGCGGATCTGTTGGCGTCCTGCATCTCGGCGGGTGCCGGACCGAGGGACGCGGCGGAGGCGGTCGGTGAATCCATGGCCGGCCCGGTCGGCGAACAGCTGGCCCGTACGGCGGCCGAGCTCCTGCTCGGCGGTGAACCGGCCGAGGCGTGGGGGCGGTTCGGGGAGATACCCGGCGCCGCGCCCTTGGCCCGCTGCCTGGAGCGCGCCGCGACTACGGGAGCGCCTGCGGCGGAGCCCGTGTCCCGGATCGCCGATGAGATGCGTGCCGAGCGGGCGAGTGCGGCCGTGGCACGGGCGCAGCGGGCGGGTGTGCTGATCACCGCGCCGGTGGGGCTCTGCTTTCTGCCCGCCTTTCTGGCGGTGGGTGTGGCACCGGTGGTGATCGGACTTGCGACGGGGCTGCTGCACGGCAACTGA
- a CDS encoding type II secretion system F family protein: MAGCTGLAGGLAVARDPGARRARALMRQGRDARWVPAAGGMLRTLFEGRKEWLCAPVAALLAALGDSVLPLLAGAVAIPLVRRWRRRRARRRGREQATDAVMSLCGAVVGELRAGREPGEALLAAARGAGALGAAESAVLAAARFGGDVPGALRQAASGPGLDGLAGMAACWRVAVDGGAGLAAGLARLESALRGERRRREELRAQLAGAWSTVAVLALLPVMGMGLGAALGADPLRVLLHSPGGLVCLAAGGLLEAAGLVWAARIVRAAEA; this comes from the coding sequence ATGGCGGGTTGCACGGGACTGGCAGGGGGTTTGGCTGTGGCGCGGGACCCGGGGGCACGACGAGCGCGGGCTCTGATGCGACAAGGACGGGATGCGCGGTGGGTCCCTGCGGCCGGGGGGATGCTGCGCACGCTCTTCGAGGGGCGGAAGGAATGGCTGTGTGCCCCTGTGGCGGCCCTTCTCGCTGCGCTGGGCGACTCGGTGCTCCCCCTTCTCGCGGGAGCCGTGGCGATCCCGCTAGTGAGGCGGTGGCGGCGACGGAGAGCACGGCGGCGTGGGCGTGAGCAGGCGACCGACGCGGTGATGTCACTCTGTGGCGCCGTGGTGGGCGAGCTGCGCGCGGGGCGTGAGCCCGGAGAGGCCTTGCTCGCCGCCGCACGGGGCGCCGGAGCGCTGGGAGCGGCCGAGTCCGCTGTACTGGCCGCTGCGCGGTTCGGCGGCGACGTGCCCGGCGCGCTGCGTCAGGCGGCGAGCGGCCCCGGTCTCGACGGTCTGGCGGGGATGGCGGCCTGCTGGCGTGTGGCCGTGGATGGCGGAGCGGGGCTCGCGGCAGGTCTGGCGCGTCTGGAGAGTGCGCTGCGGGGCGAGAGGCGCCGACGGGAGGAGCTGCGGGCGCAATTGGCAGGGGCGTGGTCGACGGTCGCGGTCCTGGCGTTGCTTCCCGTGATGGGGATGGGGCTGGGGGCGGCGCTCGGGGCGGACCCCCTGCGGGTTCTGCTGCACAGCCCGGGCGGACTCGTCTGTTTGGCGGCGGGAGGCCTCCTGGAGGCCGCGGGCCTCGTCTGGGCCGCGCGGATCGTACGGGCGGCGGAGGCGTGA
- a CDS encoding TadA family conjugal transfer-associated ATPase produces MTDALLDAVRQRLARSGAAPTPAGVAAALREQGRLLGDAEVLGAAEELRGELVGTGVLECLLADPAVTDVLVSAPDRVWVDRGGGLELTQVTFRDAAAVRRLAQRLAAVAGRRLDDARPWVDARLPDGTRMHAVMPPVSVGSTCLSLRVVRPRAFTLAELVAAGTVPPGGDRFLAALVEARVSYLISGGTGAGKTTLLSSLLGAVGRRERIVLAEDSAELRPDHPHVVRLESRPANQEGAGQVTLRDLVRQALRMRPDRLVVGEVRGAEVTELLAALNTGHEGGCGTVHANAAEHVPARLEALGTAAGLDRAALHSQVAAALSVVLHLVRDRDGQRRLAEVHVLERDSAGLVVTVPALRWGAEGFEPEPGRDRLGALLGERA; encoded by the coding sequence ATGACTGACGCGTTGCTCGACGCCGTACGCCAACGGCTGGCCCGGAGCGGTGCGGCGCCCACTCCGGCCGGGGTGGCCGCAGCCCTGAGGGAACAGGGACGCCTGCTCGGCGACGCGGAAGTCCTCGGTGCGGCCGAGGAGCTGCGGGGCGAACTGGTCGGCACCGGAGTGCTCGAGTGCCTGCTGGCCGATCCGGCGGTGACCGATGTGCTGGTTTCCGCTCCGGACCGCGTGTGGGTGGACCGCGGCGGTGGACTCGAGCTGACGCAGGTCACCTTTCGGGATGCGGCGGCCGTCCGGAGGCTGGCTCAGAGGCTTGCCGCGGTAGCGGGCCGCCGGCTGGACGACGCCAGGCCATGGGTGGACGCCCGCCTGCCGGACGGGACGCGTATGCATGCGGTTATGCCGCCGGTGTCCGTCGGTTCGACGTGCCTGTCGCTGCGGGTGGTGCGGCCCAGGGCCTTCACGCTGGCGGAGCTGGTGGCAGCGGGGACGGTCCCGCCCGGTGGTGACCGGTTCCTGGCCGCGCTGGTCGAGGCCCGGGTCTCCTATCTGATCAGTGGAGGGACGGGGGCGGGGAAGACGACTCTCCTCTCGAGCCTGCTGGGAGCGGTGGGGCGGCGGGAGCGCATCGTGCTGGCCGAGGATTCGGCGGAGTTGCGCCCGGACCACCCGCACGTGGTCCGCCTGGAGTCGCGTCCCGCCAACCAGGAAGGCGCCGGGCAGGTGACGCTGCGGGACCTCGTGCGCCAGGCACTGCGTATGCGGCCCGACCGGCTTGTGGTGGGAGAGGTCCGAGGCGCGGAGGTGACAGAGCTCCTGGCCGCGCTCAACACCGGACACGAAGGTGGGTGCGGCACGGTCCACGCCAACGCGGCCGAGCATGTTCCGGCGCGCCTGGAGGCCTTGGGTACTGCTGCTGGTCTCGATCGGGCGGCCCTGCACAGCCAGGTCGCGGCGGCGCTGTCCGTGGTCCTTCACCTGGTACGGGACAGGGACGGGCAGCGGAGGCTTGCCGAAGTGCATGTGCTCGAGCGGGATTCCGCAGGTCTGGTCGTCACGGTGCCCGCGCTTCGCTGGGGCGCGGAGGGATTCGAGCCCGAGCCGGGCCGGGATCGGCTCGGCGCGCTGCTCGGGGAGCGAGCGTGA